TTCAGTCTTGCCTTGACTGCCgttctgctgtctctcctgcagTTCACTTTGATGCCTACTGCCAGAGCTTCATTGGCCAGTACTGTCGTGTGTCagccctgctggagctggagtcATTCCTGTCCCAGCAGACCTTGAGAGAGGCCTTCTCTGAGTCTGAGCTGCTGGCAGCCAAGCAGAAGCACCAGCAAGTCCAGGAACACATGCAGGTGAGGGGACTGGCACTCACAGACCCGCAAGAGACGTTTTAACAAAGTCACAAATGGCTACTTTATGTCACAGGATCATTTGGGCTGTGCTCTAACTATGACTGAAACCTTTACAGTGCCACCCCAATTGTTAAAGTAGTCTCTGTTAATTAGGTCAGTGATTTCAAGCTTGATCACACAACTGGAATATGTTTTCAGCAAATGGAGGAGGTGTGGAGGGAAGCGCGGTGGATCATGGATGCTCTGCAGTATGCTCGCTACAAGCAGCCCACCGGAGGCATCTCTCTAGGCTGGGTCATCGACTTCTCTAGGGATGTGGTTCCAGAAAAACCCCGCTCCACCTCCTCGCAGCTTGACTACCTCCCCTCCCCTATGCCCTCGCCAGAGACCAGCCGTAAGCACATCTCTGGTGAGACAATCACCTGTTCTGGCATGACTCCACATGACAGTAAGTTTTGCCTGACATATTAATAAGAGGATATTCGTGCCTTGCACAGTAGTTGACTGGATTTGAACATTGACTACTAACCATCACCTCtattgcctttgtgtttttaatactgCGTTTTATGAAGCTACTACTTTACGAAGCTACTACTCTTGTATTAGTTTTGACCACATTGCAGGAGTCTAACCACTGTGACTCTCGGCAGATTTTCACGGCCTCTCTGATGAAGAGGGCTCCTCTGAGGTCTTCCTCACCACAGACAGCGACTACGACTCCAGCCGGGCCCAGAGCCCCCGCGAGCTGGACCTGCTCCCCTCCTCGCCCTGCTCCTCGGCGGCTGAGCCGGGGGGCTTCCTCCACGAGAGCGTgggcggcgggggcggcgggggcgCCCTGAGAGACTCCACCCCCGACGTGCTGCAGGCCTCCGAGCCCCTGCCACCCATGTTGGGCGAGCGCAGGCGCACGGCAGCGGAGCTTTTCGACAGTGACTTCATCCTGCCCAGCCGGCAGATCGAGCTCTTGCGCATCACGGAGAAGAGGCAGGCCTTCTGCGTGCGCACCAGCAGCCTGGAGTTCCCCTCCTCGCAGCCCTCCGCCTCGCCCTGCACCTCCCCGCACCGCCGCTGGCCCCGGCCGTCCTCCGTGGACCGCTGCTGTCCCGCTGACCGCTGCCCTCACCCGCCCCCTGCCCGCACCCTCTCCGAGGACAGCGGCTCCCAGCGCTACAC
This genomic stretch from Megalops cyprinoides isolate fMegCyp1 chromosome 1, fMegCyp1.pri, whole genome shotgun sequence harbors:
- the LOC118781877 gene encoding uncharacterized protein LOC118781877, whose product is MRLQIHFDAYCQSFIGQYCRVSALLELESFLSQQTLREAFSESELLAAKQKHQQVQEHMQQMEEVWREARWIMDALQYARYKQPTGGISLGWVIDFSRDVVPEKPRSTSSQLDYLPSPMPSPETSRKHISDFHGLSDEEGSSEVFLTTDSDYDSSRAQSPRELDLLPSSPCSSAAEPGGFLHESVGGGGGGGALRDSTPDVLQASEPLPPMLGERRRTAAELFDSDFILPSRQIELLRITEKRQAFCVRTSSLEFPSSQPSASPCTSPHRRWPRPSSVDRCCPADRCPHPPPARTLSEDSGSQRYTETSPGAPRKGWHVTLRVYPQYRTGLPKETSVKLRVTQRTSAREMVRLVVQEMNEVSRRLLRSPEQFVYGQEQLEHFGLVLVLDDKEKWLQDDFRPLELQNPWLRGRLCVRVKEYSPLALQFSRATTV